The Kogia breviceps isolate mKogBre1 chromosome 2, mKogBre1 haplotype 1, whole genome shotgun sequence genome segment CCATTTAACCCACTGTGGGCTGTGTTATTACCCAGCATTTCCATGCGTTAGAAGGAGGGGAGTGTATATGgatatgtgtgtacgtgtgtatgtgtgtgtgtgtgtgtgtgtgtgtgtgtgtgtgtgtgtgtgtgtgtgtgtgtgtgtgtgtgtgtgtgtgtgtataaatgtgaGCATGCTAGGGTAACAGGCTTCCCACTCATTCGGTCCACCGTATTGCTtagggtgatttttatttttactgttatttacgttttttctttaatattttttggccacgcgctttgtgggatattagttccccgacagggatcgaacccatgccccctgcagtggaagcatggagtcttaaccactggaccaccagggaactccgatatttacatatttttgcttATATGTATTTTCTGATATGTTACAATAATCAGAATCTCTTCCTGGCTTTATTTCCTGCCATGCTTTTCCCCAATAAatagattttctttaaatatctgtaATCATCACAGAGCAGGTTTTgtctgtgtttcctgcccagCACCCATTTTGCCTTCTTTTGGTAACAGCACCCCAATTTCCTTTGGGGCCCAACTTGACTACCACTTACAGGCCTTATGTTTCAGTGGAGCTGACCCCATGCCCCCTTCCAGGCCTGACCAACCGGGGTTTGGTCCCCAAGCTGTATAGATTTCTTCAGAGAAGGCCACAGGAACCCATGAGACTCAGGGCCTGAGGTCTGCCATAACTAGTGAGGAGCAAGGTGTCTGCACTGGCCTGAAGCTGCTAGCAGCCTGCACCCGGAGGAATCTTCCCCCAAATCTAGACATCAGTGAGAAAGGAGAaccaagagagggagagagaagattgAATCTTGACAGCATCACTGAACTCTGTGCAGAAACTTTCCCTTAGACTTCAGGTTTCTGTGAAccaataaattcttttatttggattatttttgctCATACCAGTTTGAGTTGATTTCCATTCCTTCCAGCTGAGAGTACTAACACATCTACATAGTGCACATTAAATATTATATCCTGTGTTTTGGGTGATATTATATACAAGCATTTTGCCATGTGTCTATGTAAGCTTTATACAGTGGCATAATACTCCATAAGCTGGGTTTACCCTAAAATAAGAATACCTATTTAATAGAAGAGTCATTGTCCCTATGAGACAGGAgttgaaaagaaatcaaagacaaatttTTTGAGACGAATTTCCTCTTCCGAACACTACGTAACAAAGGCAGGCAATTTTTGAActggactaagaaaaaaaagctcttttagatatattttcttttatatctgtgtgtatatatgtacatttcatgtaacaacagaatatacattatgTTCTACgccaatattatttaatatttatttataaacagaCAATATTTTTGTCCCCAAATTTTAATAATCCTCTCTGCTCTCTGACATGCATCCCTTTTTATTCTCCTCTGTCTTTCCTCAGCACAGATTTTTAAGACATGTGAAACTTAACAAGGGTAAGTGTAAAGTGCAACATGTAGAATCAAAAATTGAATTCCAAATGGAAGGTGAGGACAAGGAGTTTGACTTAAGTGCCTATGAAGAGTGCCTGATGGTTGTAGCGGGTCACAGGCTGTCCATTAGGTGACATCAAGAACTTGCTGTGTACTTAgtttctctaagtctcagtttcctcacctgaaaagtGGGAGAATAACACCTGTACAGTGTCAGGTACTCAATGCAATATGCCAACCTTGATTTTTAGGACaagaaaatatccaaaaaaaCATTGAACAACCACCTGACAGGAATCTCATAACTGTCAGAATTGGATAAGGATTAACTTTAGCTGCATGTAAtagaagaccccaaataacaaTAGTTTGAGAATATATGTGATTATTTTCCCTCATGTAAAGGAATTCTGGAGGACAGCAACAGTCTGGTGACTGGTGTGGCATCTCTAACCATGGGTCCCTGATTCCTTCTATCTTTGTGCTCCACAAATTGTGTGGCACTTCGTGTGTCCCTGCAGCCTCAAGTTTACCTCATGTAACAAGATGGCTGCTGGTGCGCCAgccttcacattctttttttgtgtgtgtgtgtggtacgcgggcctctcactgttgtggcctctcccgttgcggagcacaggctccggatgcacaggctcagcggccatggctcacgggcccagccactccgcggcatgtgggctcttcccggaccagggcacgaacccgtgtcccctgcatcggcggattctcaaccactgcgccatcagggaagccctttttttcttttttttttcacattcttgatAACAGGATGACAAAGGGGAAAGAGCAAAAAGGTGTTCTGCTCTTTGAAGGATCGTTTCTAAAGTTCCTCTCAATACTTTCtgcttacatctcattggccagaagatCTTACCTAGCTGCAAGAGAGACTGGGAAATATATTCTTTGTCAAAGCACATAGCCACCCTGAATAAAACTGGGTTTCTGATCCTAAGGAAGAAGGGCTACTCCAATGAGCACTGAGCAGTCTTCTCCATGATTCTTTCACAAAGTACAGGGTGGCCCCACCCCCAACAAAGTtgggtttgccctgtgacctctgaGATGGCCACAGAGTATACATGGGGAgaagaaatacttattgagcattgAGCCTGGTGCTGGGAGAAGTGACAGCAACTGTTACCTACTGATGTGGCGGGATTATGGCAGGCCTCTCTCTGCATTAGCCAGTATCCTTAGCACTCCAgtcattcaatattttaatatccCTTCTGGGTGTAAAATCGTGCTGGAGAGCTTGACTTCTGAAGCCAGACAAGGTTCACATCCCAGATTCAGTGCTTATTAATAGTGTGCCTTTGAATAAATCACTTATTCCCTCTGAGGCTAAGCTTccccatgtataaaatggatataataatggATCCACGCCTACCTAGAGACAACGGGGTAGTTGGAAGGATTAGATATTTAGCTCCTTCTCTTGCCCGTGATAAGCAGGCACGAAATGTTAGCTGCTAACCCCCAAGGGAAGCACAGACACAACAGAATAGAAACTTCACTCCaaccaccttcttttttttttttttttttttttttgcggtacacgggcctctcactgttgtggcccctcccgttgcggagcacaggctcagcggccatggctcacgggcttagccgctctgcggcatgtgggatcttcccggaccggggcacgaacccacgtcccctgcatcggcaggcggactctcaaccactgcaccaccagggaagccccaaccaccCTCTTAATGAAGAGCGCAGCACAAGTAGATTTATTTGGGTCTGCAGGTTTCCAAAGAATACTCGAGGGTTTACAGATCTTTTGTTATTCTCTGCCCTCCCAGCCTAGTTAAACAGGGAGAAGACGGAGACTGTTTATCCTGAGTCACAGGGTAAAACTCTGTCTTAGCTCATTTGGGCTGCAGATTCAGTGTCCAGTGagaacctgcttcctggttcacagatagCAGTCTTCTCGCTGCATTTCACATGGAGGAGGGGGCCAGGGAGCTCTGTGTTGTCCCTTTTATAAGGgcgctaatcccattcatgagagctctagcctcatgacctaatcatttcccaaaggccccacccccAAATACTATGACGTGGCAGATTAgctttcaacatataaattttggggtgggacacaaacattcagtctgtagctCCCCACAACCAAACACAGTCAGGGCTGGGAGCTGCCCAGGCTCTTAGCCTTCACTTGTTCCTACTCACCACTGCTGCGAAACTGCCTCTGCAGAAAGACTGGCCAAATCAGTCACCAGTGTGGACATGGAGGTGCCGGCAGTGGTCCCTTATAACATGTATTATAAATCAACACCTGCATTCCATTCTCTTTCATCAGTCACAGCCATCCGGACTCCCTGTGGGCCCTGCACCTGTATATAACTTCCATGCTTTTCCAAGAcatttgcctctctctctccttagatACCCGCAAACTTGGCTACGAATAGTCCCATAGACTCAGCCCGCTAGGGCAGCCACTCCGGAGGCTCAGGACCCTTGCTCTGCAGGTGCCTGTGACATTGCCAGCTTCAACAGCCCCCTGTGACCTCACCACCTGGACAACTCAGCCCAGCGGGGCCATGGCCACTCCCTCAACCAGCACAAGTGACAGAGGGCCTAGATGACCCCCATGCCCTCGGGAGAGGCCAGAGCCTCCAGCGTCCCCACACCTGGTGGTAGCAGGTCTACAGACATCCCAACAGTGGGGTCCCAAAGTCAGGTGCCCCTCCTCGCAGATGTCCCAACAGCTCACGACACTGCAGCATTGGCTGAACAGCAGGATGTAGATCAGCCTTCCAAGCCAGCCACCTTGGGGGCCACGTCAGCATCTGAGGATAAGGACAAGCATGGAGCTGCCGTGGGGCACGCCCAGGAGCCCACAGGAGCCCACAGCCCTGCTTGCCCCCCGGCCCCAGGTGCCCTGCAAAGGTCCATGGGCTTCCAGAACCTAGTGCAGAAAGTGCTGGTGCAAGATTCGAGTATGACTCAGAATCCTCAGATTTTCCAACTTTACTCCCTGATTAAGGAAGAGACACCACAAGCGGCAGGCGTCCCAGACAGGGAACAGGAACTAGCTCCATCTACCCCAAGCGCTGAGGTACAGTCCCTGCAAAATGTGGAGGCTCAGCCCATCGTGAGTACAGCAGATGCCAATGACCGGCTTGACATGGGCTGCTGACACTGCTGAAGCTGTTGAGGAGAAACCTGAGGGTCAGGAGGCCTTGAACCCTGACACTGATGCTTTGCCATCAGCCCCTGCCTCGCCGGGTGGCAGCCGTGCAGAGGAGGTCCCTGGACTCCACGGCCAGTGAGAACAACTACATGCGCTCCATGACCAGCTGGCTGGGCGGGGGTGAGGGGTCCGTCAGCTCCCTGGCAGACATCCTGGCGTGGTGGGACACTGCCACGGGCGTGGCCACGGGCAGCCTGGCCTCCGGCCACGGCTCCGTGACAGACCTGCTGCACAACCCGGGGCCCAGCCTGCGCTCCATCTCCAGCATCCTGGGGAGTGCCACCTCTGCCTCGTGCTCCGGGCCGGCAGGGGGGACCAGTCGGCCCTGCGCTCCATCACCCACACGCTGGAACCGGTGGAGCGGAGGACCGTAGAGGACATCCTCTCGGCCACGCACTGCCTGACCAGCCACCTCGCCCCACGCCAGGCCCACGCCGGCCCCAACTTGGACGATGCCCCGCGCTCGACAGCCTCCCGAGACCCCGGGAGCACTCACGCCCTGCTCGCTCATGCATCCCTATCCTGGACGGCTCTCCCCAGACCGGGCAATAAATCACCGGCGAGCGTTTATTTTCCAAGCGCCAGCCTCATACATTGTCTGTGCAGCGGGCACAGGGTGGAGGGACAGGAGGGGACTAGGGTGTTCTGGAAACAGCAAGGTGTCCCCTGAGGGCTTCTCGGGTTGTCGCATTCAGGGGCTGGGGGCCAAAGTGCAGAAGGAAAAGGGCCTGGGCAGGGCAGGCGTCGCGGGGCTCAGACCTGCACAAATTGATCTTGGCTGGACCTCTAACCAGGtaagtgcatttcttttttttttttttgcggcatgcgggcctctcactgttgtggcctctcccgttgcggagcacaggctccggacgcgcaggcctaggggccatggctcacgggcttagttgctccgcggcatgtgggatcttcccggaccagggcacgaacccgtgtcccctgcatcggcaggcggattctcaaccactgcgccaccagggaagcccaggtaagTGCATTTCTGAGGAAGTAAGATCTGGCCCTTCCCCACGCCTACTGGCTTAGCAGGCAGGCTCAGGACACCCAGCCGGGCCCTCTGATCGTGGGATTGAGAGTGTGGGGTTGAGAGCCGGGAACAAGCCCAGTGTGGGCTCAGACCCCAGCACGGCTACTGGCCACGGGCCAATCCCTTCACCCTCTGAACCTCCAACCCTCCTCTGCAGAACAAATAACGAACCCACACCATGAAGATGTTATGAGATGTGAGGGAAACAACACAGGTCCTAACACATGATGTCTGGCACTTAATAAGCTCACACACTTCAGCTGCCATGATTATTACCTTCCAGCAGGCTGGGGACACAGTGGGATTCAGGGATCTACATAGGGTGATCAACAACCCCGGTTTGCCTGGGGTTCCTGGGATGTGGGACTTTCAGATTTAAAACCAAGAAAACCCCAGGCAAACCAGGATAAGTTGATCACCCTAGACCCGGGTCTCTTTAcgtggtgttttttttcttttttttttggggggggggtctgtgttgggtctttgttgctgtgtatgggcttcctctagttgtgaagagcaggggttactctttgtggtggtgcgcgagcttctcatcgcggtggcttttcttgtttcagagcacgggctctaggcgcatgggcctcagtagttgcagcacatgggttcagtagttgcggcacacaggctctagggcacacgggcttcagtagttgtggaaaaCCAGCAGCCCACTCTCTGGCTGGACACAGTGCCATGCTGGCCACATGACTTGGTGAGTGAGGATCTGGCTGGACATCAGCCCCAACTCCTGCCCTTGGCTGGGTGCCTTATACAGGTCACAACCCGCACACCTTCACGCTGCAGCCCTGGCTGTGGATTCCTTCATTCATCCGTCCCTCATTCCCAGCAGAGTCTCCAAATGGGAGACCTTGGCTGAAACCAGCCCACTGATGGATGTGCCCTACacagtgtttcttttctttcttttttaaaaaaatgtttatttatatatttatttggcggcgccaggtcttagttgtggcacacgggatcttcgttgccgcttgcgggctcttcgttgcgacatgcgggctctttagttgcagcatgagggatctagttccctgaccacggattgaacctgggtcccctgctttgggagagcagagtcttaaccactggacctccagggaagtccccctacacAGTGTTTCTTAAATTGGGAATTAGCTGCTAACATTTAAAAGCCAggagatttaaaatgaaaacatggatTTCTGCTTCTCTTGAGAAACCTAGGGCTCTTATTTCTTCTGGGCCACCGGCAGCTGAGCTGCCCACTTTAGAGGGAAGTACGTGGCCTGCGTCAGTACTGAGCCGCCTGCCTTATCCCCACGGGCACGCGTCTACCACCCTGCCACCCCTACCCGGCAGATGGCTCCTGTGAGGAAGTCTGATGCCAGGCCCCAaggggatgaaaagacaaccaggTGTGTCTATCCCCTTCCCTCAAGGAGCTGCCACTTTCTGTAGATGAGACGTGACCTGTCCCCATGTAGTGAAAGCAAAGAATTCAGAGGAGGGAGATTGTCAGTTCAGATCCCAGTATCAGGGCCTCCTTGAGTCAGACCtaaaaaaagaggagagatgGTGTCCCCGACAGAGGCATGGACAACAAAAGTCGAGGCAGGCGTGATGGGGGCTTGGTTGGGGAGGGTGGCTGAGCAGCTCAACCTGCCTGGAGCCCAGGGCAGAGCGTGGGAGACAGAGCTGCCAGGGTGGACCTCAAATGCTCTCAACAAATATCTTCTGAACCAGGTAAGTgccactatatgccaggcactgctagACACTGAGACTGCAAAGGTGAATGAAAGACTGAAACCAAGCTCAACCCAGGTCAGGGGAAGGGCTGAGCCAACTAGCACAACTGCCAAGTGCGGGCGTGTTTGGACCCAGGGTTCAGCCGTGCCCTCGGGGCTCTGTCTTTCCAGTTCAGCCCCTTTGTGCTGGCTCCATTTTCAGGCACTCAGCCACCTTCCTGGAAAGAGAGAGGCCCTTGTTTCCACTGGATCTGGCAGGAGAGTCCCAGGTGAGGACACTGCCAGGCCTGGCTTGGCTCCCATGCTCTCTGCTGAACCAATTACTGAGGCTGTGGGAGTGCAATACCTCGTTACCTGGCCTGGGCCTCATGTCCACCTCTGAGGCCAGGGTCAGCCCAGAAATGGGGGTTCCCCACAGGAAGGGCTGCTGGACCAACACCATTTTGTGTGTGAAAGCCAGTAGAGTTGCAAAGAGCATGGCTTTGGGGGTCAGGCTACCTTGAATCCTGG includes the following:
- the TEX44 gene encoding LOW QUALITY PROTEIN: testis-expressed protein 44 (The sequence of the model RefSeq protein was modified relative to this genomic sequence to represent the inferred CDS: inserted 5 bases in 3 codons) produces the protein MTPMPSGEARASSVPTPGGSRSTDIPTVGSQSQVPLLADVPTAHDTAALAEQQDVDQPSKPATLGATSASEDKDKHGAAVGHAQEPTGAHSPACPPAPGALQRSMGFQNLVQKVLVQDSSMTQNPQIFQLYSLIKEETPQAAGVPDREQELAPSTPSAEVQSLQNVEAQPIVSTADANDRLXTWAADTAEAVEEKPEGQEALNPDTDALPSAPASPGXAAVQRRSLDSTASENNYMRSMTSWLGGGEGSVSSLADILAWWDTATGVATGSLASGHGSVTDLLHNPGPSLRSISSILGSATSASCSGPAGGTXSALRSITHTLEPVERRTVEDILSATHCLTSHLAPRQAHAGPNLDDAPRSTASRDPGSTHALLAHASLSWTALPRPGNKSPGLGAKVQKEKGLGRAGVAGLRPAQIDLGWTSNQNK